The Thomasclavelia ramosa DSM 1402 genome includes a region encoding these proteins:
- the pssE gene encoding PssE/Cps14G family polysaccharide biosynthesis glycosyltransferase produces MRIFVMFGTQDKRFDRLLNAILNSNFVNENEVHVQLGYTKGDYSGINGQEYYTEDELNHQIEIADLIITHAGVGAIVSALKLKKRVIVVPRLGQYKEQNNDHQVQIMERFDKQGYIIPCTDLSKLDETVNNAYNFEPKEYVADKQGIIDEITDFINTL; encoded by the coding sequence ATGAGAATATTTGTCATGTTTGGAACTCAAGATAAAAGATTTGATCGTCTCTTAAATGCAATTCTTAACTCTAACTTTGTTAATGAGAATGAAGTGCATGTTCAGCTGGGATATACAAAAGGTGATTATTCAGGAATTAATGGCCAAGAGTACTATACTGAAGATGAATTAAATCATCAAATTGAAATTGCGGATTTAATTATTACCCATGCTGGAGTAGGGGCGATAGTATCTGCACTTAAGCTAAAAAAAAGAGTTATTGTTGTACCTCGTCTTGGACAATATAAGGAACAAAATAATGATCATCAAGTACAAATTATGGAGAGGTTTGATAAGCAGGGGTATATTATACCATGTACTGATTTAAGTAAGCTTGACGAAACTGTTAATAATGCTTATAATTTCGAACCGAAAGAATATGTAGCAGATAAGCAGGGAATTATTGATGAAATAACAGATTTTATCAATACCCTTTAG
- a CDS encoding N-acetylglucosamine kinase encodes MLYIGIDGGGTKTKMALFDDAGRKLKEIIKPSVHVLTQPREICIQILKDGVMGLDANFQAKVIAGLAGYGEQKEVRNKIATICKEAFGNREFSLYSDVRIAITGALGGGDGIVVVAGTGSIALSSKNNHITRCGGWGYQLGDEGSAYWIAKRMLALYCQQVDGRLEKTQLYYLIKEKCKLENDYDIITFINKLNHDRTSIASLAKLNGIAAKDNDKYALQIYKEAAYEIAVLIKALAKNFTSPFKVSYIGGVFEYGEDYVLKPLNNYLQPLSCQLVAPLYSPEYGAYLLGKK; translated from the coding sequence ATGTTGTATATCGGTATTGATGGTGGTGGAACTAAAACAAAGATGGCACTCTTTGATGATGCAGGAAGAAAATTAAAAGAAATAATAAAGCCATCAGTACATGTTTTAACACAACCAAGAGAAATATGTATTCAAATTTTAAAAGATGGTGTGATGGGATTAGATGCAAATTTTCAAGCAAAAGTGATTGCAGGGCTGGCTGGATATGGAGAACAAAAAGAAGTTAGAAATAAAATTGCGACTATTTGTAAGGAAGCATTTGGAAATCGAGAATTCTCCTTATACAGTGATGTTAGGATTGCTATTACTGGAGCTTTAGGTGGTGGTGATGGGATTGTAGTTGTAGCTGGAACAGGTTCAATCGCATTATCATCTAAAAATAACCATATTACTAGATGTGGAGGATGGGGCTACCAGCTAGGTGATGAAGGAAGTGCTTATTGGATTGCCAAGCGCATGTTAGCCCTCTATTGCCAACAAGTTGATGGTCGACTAGAAAAGACACAGTTATACTATTTAATTAAAGAAAAATGTAAACTAGAAAATGATTACGATATTATCACTTTTATTAATAAACTTAATCATGATCGAACATCAATTGCTTCATTAGCAAAACTAAACGGTATAGCAGCTAAAGATAATGATAAATATGCTTTACAAATATATAAAGAGGCAGCTTATGAAATTGCTGTTCTAATTAAAGCATTGGCCAAAAACTTTACTTCTCCCTTTAAAGTATCGTATATTGGTGGAGTTTTTGAATATGGAGAAGATTATGTATTAAAGCCATTGAATAATTATCTCCAGCCACTATCATGTCAGCTTGTTGCCCCTTTATACAGTCCAGAATATGGAGCATACTTGTTAGGTAAAAAATAA
- the murQ gene encoding N-acetylmuramic acid 6-phosphate etherase yields the protein MKLSQLDTEQINSNSLHIDEMTTEEILTVINQEDQKVAIAVKDVIPQIAKAVDCIYEKMCMGGRLIYMGAGTSGRLGVLDASECPPTYGVDPTLVQGLIAGGKEAFTTAIEGAEDSKEIAVDDLKKIELSPLDVVCGIAASGRTPYVVGALAYARKLGCSTISICCVKNGAISQHAHFPIEAVVGPEVITGSTRMKAGTAQKLILNMLSTSVMIKKGKVYKNLMVDVQPTNEKLRIRAINIVQQAISVDEGTAKELLIEADNNVKIAILKGLTNMSKEECLKALKDSDENISQTIRTITKGE from the coding sequence ATGAAATTAAGTCAATTAGATACAGAACAAATTAACAGCAATTCTTTGCACATTGATGAAATGACAACAGAGGAAATTTTAACGGTTATTAATCAAGAAGATCAAAAAGTAGCAATTGCGGTAAAGGACGTCATACCACAAATTGCAAAAGCTGTTGACTGTATCTATGAAAAAATGTGTATGGGTGGTAGATTGATTTATATGGGTGCCGGAACATCAGGACGTTTAGGGGTGCTAGATGCATCGGAATGCCCGCCAACATATGGAGTTGATCCTACTCTTGTCCAAGGTCTAATCGCTGGTGGTAAGGAAGCATTTACAACCGCAATTGAAGGTGCTGAAGATTCTAAAGAAATAGCAGTTGATGATTTAAAAAAAATAGAACTTAGTCCATTGGATGTTGTTTGTGGAATAGCTGCTTCGGGAAGAACACCATATGTTGTTGGCGCTCTAGCGTATGCGCGCAAACTAGGATGTTCAACAATATCAATATGTTGTGTTAAAAACGGAGCAATATCTCAACATGCCCATTTCCCAATCGAAGCAGTTGTTGGCCCTGAAGTTATTACAGGGTCGACGAGAATGAAGGCTGGTACAGCACAAAAACTAATCCTTAATATGTTATCAACATCTGTAATGATAAAAAAAGGAAAAGTTTATAAAAATTTGATGGTTGATGTACAGCCAACAAATGAAAAACTAAGAATTCGAGCTATAAATATTGTTCAGCAAGCTATTAGTGTTGATGAGGGAACTGCAAAAGAATTATTAATTGAAGCAGATAACAATGTAAAAATAGCAATTTTAAAGGGTCTAACTAATATGAGTAAAGAAGAATGCCTAAAAGCATTGAAAGATAGTGATGAAAATATTAGTCAAACTATAAGAACGATAACTAAAGGAGAATAA
- the rpiB gene encoding ribose 5-phosphate isomerase B, whose translation MKIAMACDHGGLRLKNVLKDYLEANGYIVEDFGTYSEDSCDYPDYAGKAAKAVASGSCDRGVVVCGTGIGVSITANKVKGIRCALCHDVFSAKATRAHNDTNMIAMGQRVIGEGLALEILTAWLEGKYEGGRHDQRIAKMMAYEGEE comes from the coding sequence ATGAAAATTGCAATGGCTTGTGACCATGGTGGCTTAAGACTAAAAAATGTTTTAAAAGATTATTTAGAAGCTAATGGTTACATAGTAGAAGATTTCGGAACATACAGCGAAGATAGTTGTGATTATCCTGATTATGCAGGAAAAGCAGCTAAAGCGGTTGCTAGTGGATCGTGCGACAGAGGGGTTGTCGTATGTGGAACTGGTATCGGTGTAAGTATTACTGCTAATAAAGTGAAAGGAATTCGCTGTGCGTTATGCCACGATGTATTTAGCGCCAAAGCAACTCGAGCACATAATGATACTAACATGATTGCTATGGGGCAACGAGTTATTGGTGAAGGTTTAGCTTTAGAAATTTTAACAGCCTGGTTAGAAGGCAAATATGAAGGTGGTCGACATGACCAGCGGATTGCAAAAATGATGGCTTACGAGGGGGAAGAGTAA
- a CDS encoding L-threonylcarbamoyladenylate synthase, with protein sequence MNTVSVEKNAIEEVAKLVSDSRVVAFPTETVFGLGVKFGSHQALDALYELKHRDKGKAISMMISKAEDIEKYAYVDETAKKLIAAFMPGMITIILKKRPHIDDYFTASLDTIGIRIPDDPFVLSLLDKTGPMLVTSANLSGENSLVDDKAVMKVFHGKIPLIVKGESISKEASTIVDLSKGKVEILRLGDISKEQIAEVIE encoded by the coding sequence ATGAATACAGTTTCAGTCGAAAAAAATGCCATTGAAGAAGTCGCTAAGTTAGTTAGCGATAGTCGAGTTGTGGCTTTTCCAACTGAGACTGTTTTTGGGTTAGGAGTTAAGTTTGGCTCACATCAGGCATTGGATGCACTATATGAATTAAAGCACCGCGATAAAGGAAAAGCAATTTCTATGATGATTAGTAAGGCAGAGGATATTGAAAAATATGCTTATGTTGATGAAACTGCAAAAAAACTTATTGCGGCTTTTATGCCGGGAATGATCACTATCATTTTAAAGAAACGCCCACATATTGATGATTATTTTACGGCTTCACTAGATACTATTGGAATCAGGATACCAGATGATCCATTTGTTTTATCATTATTAGATAAAACAGGACCAATGTTAGTAACTAGCGCCAATCTTTCTGGAGAAAATAGTCTTGTTGACGACAAAGCAGTAATGAAAGTATTTCATGGAAAGATTCCTTTAATTGTTAAAGGTGAAAGCATCAGTAAGGAGGCAAGTACAATTGTTGACTTAAGTAAGGGTAAAGTGGAAATATTAAGATTAGGTGATATTTCTAAGGAACAAATAGCGGAGGTAATTGAATGA
- a CDS encoding lipoprotein yields MKKLIKILMVSMICLGLTACGEKKAAKAETTDDVAKIAEDNDLNDEGFDNSGLFWKFSFAGMEFSVAFNVGDDPKFYYVTNTLTLANIDRIKINPDKDIGSQWIYLRPVNGEFVVDEEDIKTYNDKGRKEAYEAYQKKFEKLGLTSELLAKWTIIQFNQNTRTDLIKNIQKDADTVLTKIKENGYNYEKDNKGRQIISSTEAYKIVISNKKCMVIDAAFDLEAKTGYMYLPEQGTCGYSINGATQFIYQYSDNTFLKGEPTLEQYAEMKNIKNWYDEFLNQFSTKTEILQLIK; encoded by the coding sequence ATGAAAAAACTTATAAAAATTTTAATGGTATCAATGATCTGCTTGGGTTTAACAGCTTGTGGTGAAAAGAAAGCAGCTAAAGCAGAAACTACTGATGATGTTGCTAAGATTGCCGAAGATAATGATTTAAATGATGAAGGCTTTGACAATTCAGGTTTGTTTTGGAAATTTAGTTTTGCTGGAATGGAGTTTAGTGTGGCATTTAATGTTGGAGATGATCCAAAGTTCTACTATGTAACTAATACATTAACGCTTGCTAATATTGATCGTATTAAAATAAATCCAGATAAAGATATAGGGAGTCAATGGATATATCTACGACCAGTAAATGGAGAATTTGTTGTAGATGAAGAAGATATTAAAACTTATAATGATAAGGGAAGAAAAGAAGCTTATGAAGCATATCAAAAAAAATTTGAAAAATTGGGATTAACTTCTGAGTTATTAGCTAAATGGACAATAATTCAATTTAACCAAAATACTCGAACTGATTTGATAAAAAATATACAAAAAGATGCTGATACAGTCCTCACGAAAATTAAAGAAAATGGCTATAATTATGAAAAGGATAATAAGGGAAGACAGATAATAAGTTCAACCGAAGCTTATAAGATTGTCATTTCTAATAAAAAATGTATGGTAATTGATGCTGCTTTCGATCTTGAAGCAAAAACTGGATATATGTATCTTCCAGAACAAGGAACTTGTGGTTACTCAATAAATGGGGCAACACAATTTATTTATCAGTATTCTGATAATACATTCTTAAAAGGCGAGCCGACACTTGAACAATATGCTGAAATGAAGAATATAAAAAATTGGTATGATGAATTTTTAAACCAATTCTCCACTAAGACAGAAATCTTACAATTAATTAAATAA
- a CDS encoding PTS sugar transporter subunit IIC yields the protein MFTKISNLIEGKLAGPLEKLSNQRHLRAIRDGIIATLPLIIVSSLLMVVAFSYNQMPADWGITQFIKNNAVAILLPYRMSMYIMTLYAVFGIGYSLAKSYNLDGLSGAILAELTFLLTIVPVSMPDITESISALASKNAELNAFLQGLPSGYVIPAENLGSAGMFIGIISAFIGVEIYRFTQVKGLKISMPAAVPPAVARSFESLTPTVIIILGVSTITMWLGINVHTIVGNLIKPLINATDTLPSTLLIIFLIMFFWSFGIHGDSIVSSLARPIWLILLDQNTAAIAAGKAATHIGVEPFLQWFVHIGGSGATLGLAILFCVKAKSKYGKTLGRTTILPSIFNINEPMIFGAPIVLNPMLLIPFIIIPLICATIAWIATSMHLVNCAVTIAPWTLPGPIGAYLACGGDWRAAVLNIILIIISVIIYYPFFKMYDNELLAEEKSKEAVSA from the coding sequence ATGTTTACAAAAATATCTAATTTGATAGAAGGAAAACTAGCAGGACCACTTGAAAAACTTTCTAATCAAAGACATTTACGGGCTATCCGTGATGGAATTATAGCAACCTTGCCATTAATTATTGTTAGTTCATTATTAATGGTTGTAGCATTTTCATATAATCAAATGCCCGCAGATTGGGGCATTACCCAATTTATTAAAAATAACGCAGTAGCAATTTTATTGCCATATAGAATGTCAATGTATATTATGACGCTATATGCAGTGTTTGGAATAGGTTATTCACTTGCTAAATCATATAATTTGGATGGCTTGAGTGGTGCGATTTTAGCTGAATTAACTTTTTTATTGACAATTGTACCAGTTTCGATGCCAGATATTACAGAGTCAATTAGTGCATTAGCTAGTAAAAATGCCGAATTAAATGCTTTTTTACAAGGTTTGCCTTCAGGCTATGTTATTCCAGCAGAAAATCTTGGTTCGGCGGGAATGTTTATTGGAATTATCTCGGCTTTTATCGGGGTAGAAATTTATCGTTTTACACAAGTTAAAGGTTTGAAAATCTCAATGCCGGCGGCAGTACCCCCTGCAGTAGCAAGATCTTTTGAATCGTTAACTCCTACGGTTATTATTATTTTAGGAGTTTCTACAATTACAATGTGGTTAGGTATCAATGTGCATACTATCGTTGGTAACTTAATCAAGCCATTGATAAATGCAACAGATACCTTACCATCAACATTACTAATCATATTTTTAATTATGTTTTTCTGGTCATTTGGTATTCATGGAGATTCGATTGTTTCTTCGCTAGCAAGACCAATCTGGTTAATTTTATTAGATCAAAATACAGCTGCAATTGCAGCTGGTAAAGCGGCTACTCATATTGGTGTAGAACCATTCTTACAATGGTTTGTTCATATCGGTGGTTCAGGAGCAACATTGGGATTAGCAATACTATTCTGTGTAAAAGCAAAATCTAAATATGGTAAAACATTAGGAAGAACAACGATTTTACCGTCAATATTTAATATCAATGAGCCGATGATTTTTGGGGCTCCAATCGTTTTAAACCCAATGCTACTAATTCCATTTATTATTATTCCGCTAATTTGTGCAACTATTGCCTGGATTGCAACTTCTATGCATTTAGTCAATTGTGCTGTTACAATAGCTCCATGGACATTACCAGGACCAATTGGTGCATACTTGGCTTGCGGTGGTGACTGGCGAGCTGCGGTATTAAATATTATCTTAATTATTATATCAGTGATTATTTATTATCCGTTCTTTAAAATGTACGATAATGAATTATTAGCAGAGGAAAAATCTAAAGAAGCAGTAAGTGCATAG
- a CDS encoding MGMT family protein, with protein sequence MDEDLIFQVLAIVSEIPWGKVASYKQIASLAGRPKNARLVGKILSHASMYGDYPCHRVVNSAGRLVPEWYEQRDLLLEEDVCFKDNGNVDMKKCKWQLD encoded by the coding sequence ATGGATGAGGATTTAATTTTTCAAGTATTAGCAATCGTGTCTGAAATACCTTGGGGGAAAGTTGCCAGCTATAAACAAATAGCATCGTTGGCAGGACGACCCAAGAATGCGCGATTAGTGGGAAAAATTTTAAGTCATGCTTCTATGTATGGAGATTATCCATGTCATCGAGTTGTAAATAGCGCAGGAAGACTTGTACCTGAATGGTACGAACAACGTGATTTACTTTTAGAAGAAGATGTATGTTTTAAAGATAATGGCAATGTTGATATGAAAAAATGTAAATGGCAGTTAGATTAA
- a CDS encoding MurR/RpiR family transcriptional regulator, with amino-acid sequence MNSYAKIKEAQSSYTSTEKVIAKYILENAADVLKCSAQSLGEKTGTSAAAIIRFSKKLGYNGFSELKMSLAQSKRAPEEKIDFIIDENDDIVTLADKCCRLNMNTVLKTYQLIDTNQLDNAIKKLIAANTIYLFGVGGSAIVAQDVEQKLTRIGKKVIYNKDLHVQLTFSESMNKEDAALFISYSGTTKGLVEIAKMIKNKNVPIISITQFKPNPLSKLSDIILQVPNEEKEIRMGAISSRISSLVMTDLLYYGVFKNDLTGNKDKLIETKRIVSKI; translated from the coding sequence ATGAATAGTTATGCTAAAATAAAAGAGGCACAAAGCAGCTATACATCAACTGAAAAGGTTATTGCTAAGTATATTTTGGAAAATGCTGCTGATGTTTTAAAGTGTTCAGCGCAATCTCTGGGGGAGAAAACGGGTACCTCTGCTGCTGCAATTATTAGATTTTCAAAAAAATTAGGTTATAACGGTTTTAGTGAATTGAAAATGAGTTTAGCGCAGTCTAAACGTGCTCCTGAAGAAAAAATAGATTTTATTATTGATGAAAATGACGATATCGTAACTTTAGCTGATAAATGTTGTCGTTTAAATATGAATACTGTTTTAAAGACATACCAGTTGATCGATACTAATCAATTAGACAATGCAATCAAAAAATTGATTGCTGCTAATACAATATATTTATTTGGTGTCGGTGGCTCGGCGATTGTCGCACAAGATGTGGAACAAAAGTTAACAAGAATTGGAAAAAAGGTAATCTATAATAAAGACTTACATGTTCAACTAACATTTAGTGAAAGTATGAATAAAGAGGATGCAGCATTATTTATTAGTTATTCGGGTACTACAAAGGGACTTGTTGAAATTGCTAAAATGATAAAAAACAAAAATGTACCAATTATATCAATTACTCAATTTAAGCCTAATCCACTTTCGAAATTAAGTGATATTATTTTACAAGTTCCTAATGAAGAAAAGGAAATAAGAATGGGAGCTATTTCATCAAGAATCTCATCACTAGTAATGACAGATTTATTATATTATGGTGTATTTAAAAATGATCTAACAGGAAATAAAGATAAGCTTATTGAAACAAAAAGAATTGTTTCTAAAATATAG
- a CDS encoding glycoside hydrolase family 1 protein, with protein sequence MNIKRKILWGGATASSQYEGGYNLGGKGLDTQDCRPYLKRTSNATTSTRLLTQDIIDEAKSCKEIGNYPFRQGSDGYHHIDEDIQLLKELGIDIYRFSISWARLYPHGDEEMPNEEGIRFYDHIFKKVHQAGMKIFLTMNHYAVPLYLVETYGGWTNNILVDFYLRFAKTVFEHWGEYIDYYLPFNEINAGYFSPYNGVGLVKEKDRPYDQSLVFQSLHHQFVASAKVIELGHKISSQSQSGCMVACFCYYPLTPRPEDNLKAVRDEQIHQWFAVDVLANGYYPSYMNRFFQENKINIIITEEERKLLRDNTCDFVSFSYYSSAVATVEESSEQTAGNLVVSTKNPYLKASDWGWQIDPIGLRIMLNKMYDRTRKPVFISENGFGAHDKFEEDGSIHDQYRIDYLNQHFQQIDEAIRDGVDVIGYIMWGIIDIVSAGSCEMEKRYGVIYVDGDNEGKGSYQRYKKDSFAWYQNYIKQYKNN encoded by the coding sequence ATGAATATAAAAAGAAAAATACTATGGGGTGGAGCTACTGCAAGTAGTCAATATGAAGGTGGCTATAATTTGGGTGGTAAAGGTTTAGATACTCAGGACTGTCGACCTTATTTAAAAAGAACGTCTAATGCTACAACTTCAACAAGGTTATTGACACAAGATATAATTGATGAAGCAAAATCATGTAAAGAAATTGGTAATTATCCATTCCGCCAAGGATCAGATGGCTATCATCACATTGATGAAGATATTCAGTTATTGAAAGAATTAGGAATTGATATTTATCGTTTTTCTATCAGCTGGGCAAGATTGTATCCACATGGTGATGAAGAAATGCCAAATGAAGAAGGAATACGTTTTTATGACCATATTTTTAAAAAGGTTCATCAAGCAGGAATGAAGATTTTTCTAACCATGAATCATTATGCTGTACCATTGTATTTAGTTGAAACCTATGGTGGTTGGACAAACAATATATTAGTCGATTTTTACTTAAGATTCGCTAAAACTGTATTTGAACATTGGGGAGAATATATTGATTATTATTTACCATTCAATGAAATAAATGCTGGTTATTTTAGTCCATATAATGGAGTTGGTTTAGTAAAAGAGAAAGATCGACCATACGATCAAAGTCTAGTATTTCAATCATTGCATCATCAATTCGTTGCTAGTGCTAAGGTTATTGAATTAGGGCATAAAATAAGTTCTCAAAGTCAATCTGGCTGTATGGTAGCTTGTTTTTGTTACTATCCGTTAACACCGCGCCCAGAAGACAATCTTAAAGCAGTGAGAGATGAACAAATTCATCAATGGTTCGCAGTAGATGTTTTGGCTAATGGCTATTATCCTAGTTATATGAATCGTTTTTTTCAAGAAAATAAGATTAATATCATAATAACTGAGGAAGAACGTAAGCTGCTAAGAGATAATACCTGTGATTTTGTAAGCTTTTCATATTATTCTAGTGCCGTCGCAACGGTTGAAGAGAGCAGTGAGCAAACAGCAGGTAACTTAGTTGTTTCAACTAAAAATCCTTATTTGAAAGCAAGTGACTGGGGTTGGCAAATTGATCCAATTGGATTACGAATCATGTTAAATAAAATGTATGATCGCACCCGCAAGCCCGTATTTATTTCTGAAAATGGTTTTGGGGCTCATGATAAGTTTGAAGAAGATGGCTCTATTCATGATCAATATAGAATAGATTATCTAAACCAGCATTTCCAACAAATTGATGAAGCCATCAGAGATGGTGTTGATGTCATTGGCTATATTATGTGGGGAATCATTGATATAGTCTCAGCAGGCAGTTGTGAAATGGAAAAACGTTATGGTGTAATTTATGTTGATGGTGATAATGAGGGTAAAGGAAGTTATCAAAGATATAAGAAAGATAGTTTTGCCTGGTATCAAAATTATATAAAACAGTATAAAAATAATTAA
- a CDS encoding Ig-like domain-containing protein — MKKIKDYILAHKIKVTIIIIILLGIIGALGKEQPKLILKQNTVNLEYGENFNYLDYVDKNKFDEEDISYSCDGFDEDNPAVGKYTITYKYGNSKKKLTLNIKDTTAPQLIQTKEIDIIENDEIDYRDYLEIKELSKYELEIDDSGVSYLAAGNYNASIKASDKYGNTSTLIMPVSIKALELELSTTTLNLEENQNNTINIKTNSTQPVVYTSSDETIATVDQSGNIKALKSGTVKITAAIKNKSVTCNVTVKGKPVETSSIRTPVADDNISTTVYITKTGDCYHSSGCGYLSRSKIAISKSTAINTGYRPCSRCHP; from the coding sequence ATGAAGAAAATAAAAGACTATATTTTAGCTCATAAGATCAAGGTAACGATCATAATTATTATTTTATTAGGTATTATTGGTGCATTGGGGAAAGAGCAACCGAAATTAATACTTAAACAGAATACTGTTAATCTAGAATATGGAGAAAATTTTAATTATTTAGATTATGTTGATAAGAATAAATTTGATGAAGAAGATATTTCATATAGCTGTGATGGTTTTGATGAAGATAATCCAGCAGTAGGTAAATATACTATCACTTATAAATATGGTAATAGTAAAAAGAAATTAACGCTTAATATCAAAGATACGACAGCACCGCAATTAATCCAAACAAAAGAAATTGATATTATTGAAAATGATGAAATAGATTATCGTGATTATTTAGAAATAAAAGAACTATCAAAATATGAGCTTGAAATTGATGATAGTGGTGTAAGTTATTTAGCAGCTGGAAATTATAATGCTAGTATTAAGGCAAGTGATAAATACGGAAATACATCTACCTTGATCATGCCAGTAAGTATTAAGGCATTAGAATTAGAGCTTTCAACTACTACATTAAATCTAGAAGAAAATCAAAATAATACTATAAATATAAAAACAAATAGTACTCAACCGGTAGTTTATACATCTAGTGATGAAACGATTGCGACAGTTGATCAAAGTGGAAATATTAAAGCATTAAAATCAGGAACGGTAAAAATAACAGCAGCAATTAAAAATAAATCAGTTACATGTAATGTGACCGTAAAAGGAAAACCGGTAGAAACATCCTCTATTCGAACTCCTGTGGCAGATGATAATATTTCTACAACTGTTTATATTACTAAGACAGGAGACTGCTATCATTCAAGTGGTTGTGGCTATTTATCACGTAGTAAAATAGCTATCTCAAAATCTACTGCAATAAATACAGGATATCGCCCTTGCAGTAGATGTCATCCATAG
- a CDS encoding glycosyltransferase, producing the protein MHTFVVLAYKESSYLEECIKSVLNQKYPSKVVIATSTPNQYIENIADKYSLAIKVNPNPGKGIGYDFDFAVSCGETELTTVAHQDDIYDYEYSDCIVKAYLKNPNSLIVFSDYYEIRDKGNVYSNINLKIKRILLLPMRSKKISSTKFGKRLSLRFGNSICCPAVTFVIDNIKSKDIFKCDFVCDVDWFAWEKLSLKDGKFTFVNNPLMGHRVHEESTTTEIINDRIRTKEDLVMFQKFWPKFISNLINKFYVKAENSNS; encoded by the coding sequence ATGCACACTTTTGTGGTTTTAGCTTATAAAGAATCATCATATTTAGAAGAATGTATTAAATCTGTTTTGAATCAAAAATATCCTAGTAAAGTTGTTATAGCAACTTCTACCCCTAATCAATATATTGAAAATATTGCAGATAAATATTCATTAGCTATTAAAGTTAATCCCAATCCTGGAAAAGGAATAGGCTATGATTTTGATTTTGCTGTTTCATGTGGCGAAACAGAACTGACTACTGTTGCTCATCAGGATGATATTTATGATTACGAATATTCTGATTGCATAGTAAAAGCATACCTTAAAAATCCTAATTCGTTAATTGTATTTAGTGATTACTATGAAATTAGGGATAAAGGGAACGTATATAGCAATATTAATTTGAAAATAAAACGAATTCTTTTATTGCCGATGAGGAGTAAAAAGATATCATCCACAAAGTTCGGTAAACGATTATCATTGCGTTTCGGTAATTCAATATGCTGTCCAGCAGTAACTTTTGTTATTGATAATATTAAATCCAAAGATATTTTTAAATGTGACTTTGTTTGTGATGTTGATTGGTTTGCATGGGAAAAGCTGTCATTAAAAGATGGTAAATTTACTTTTGTGAATAATCCGTTAATGGGACATCGTGTTCATGAAGAATCTACGACTACAGAAATCATTAATGATCGAATTAGAACAAAGGAAGATCTAGTAATGTTTCAAAAATTCTGGCCTAAGTTTATATCAAATCTAATTAATAAGTTTTATGTAAAAGCAGAAAATAGCAATAGTTAA